Proteins encoded by one window of Sorex araneus isolate mSorAra2 chromosome 3, mSorAra2.pri, whole genome shotgun sequence:
- the LOC101544060 gene encoding CMRF35-like molecule 1, with translation MALMEADSTAQGAVGTEPWYQKSWCRGAAQSGCSNQVKPSGTEQEVRKDRVTIRDDQSQRRFTVTMEQLRHDDAGTYWCLIETAGPYLVFPVNVIIIPAQTTITTVSTTTTTTTNAATTAVTTEETTDAPRVTRALSNTTGFPVSLLLPVISAVFLLLLLAAALLAWRKLKRQRTGQEQLCSVKGPRLPATASVQSGPVYFLFDLTPICMIIYMTTEHDAQEEVSYAHLSLSPHDPEPIYTNADFGEDPRAVRSPEVATEYSSIRKPRDGL, from the exons ATGGCCCTGATGGAGGCGGATTCCACAGCACAGGGCGCAGTGGGCACTGAGCCATG GTACCAGAAGTCGTGGTGCCGAGGGGCAGCCCAGAGTGGCTGTTCGAACCAGGTAAAACCCTCTGGAACAGAGCAGGAGGTGAGGAAGGACCGGGTGACCATCAGGGACGACCAGAGTCAGCGCAGGTTCACCGTGACCATGGAGCAGCTGCGGCACGATGACGCGGGGACATACTGGTGTTTGATTGAGACAGCAGGACCATATCTGGTGTTCCCGGTCAATGTGATCATCATACCAG CCCAGACCACCATTACCACCGTGTCCACCAcgaccaccacaaccaccaaTGCAGCCACGACAGCGGTCaccacagaagagaccacagacGCCCCGAGGGTGACCAGGGCCCTCTCCAACACCAC GGGCTTCCCTgtctccctgctcctccccgtCATCTCTGCTGTGTTCCTGCTTCTCCTGCTGGCGGCCGCCCTCCTTGCTTGGAGGAAGCTGAAGCGACAGAGGACAG GCCAGGAGCAGCTCTGCTCTGTGAAGGGGCCTCGGCTTCCAGCCACAGCCAGTGTCCAATCTGGCCCCGTGTACTTCCTGTTTGACCTCACGCCCATATGCATGATCATATACATGACCACAGAGCAC GATGCCCAGGAGGAGGTCAGCTACGCGCACCTGTCTCTGAGCCCCCATGACCCGGAGCCCATCTACACCAACGCAGACTTCGGTGAGGACCCCAGAGCCGTCAGGAGCCCCGAGGTGGCCACCGAGTACAGCAGCATCAGGAAGCCCAGAGATGGGCTCTGA